One genomic window of Metopolophium dirhodum isolate CAU chromosome 4, ASM1992520v1, whole genome shotgun sequence includes the following:
- the LOC132943955 gene encoding uncharacterized protein LOC132943955 translates to MPDFDSTFMANWPMKNEQMFLNVSKCLLEDSFVSLVENWFMSIGGNSVKDNLKRVLSNIFSNEFAIHCSWTGRGKNVTTKLCDSKIVIVLKRCIKNQKEYSDALFESCLADWFRYATTRHKRSLD, encoded by the exons ATGCCTGATTTTGATAGCACTTTTATGGCAAATTGGCCCATGAAAAACGAGCAAATGTTTCTAAATGTTTCTAAATGTTTATTAGAGGATTCGTTTGTTTCTTTAGTA GAAAATTGGTTTATGTCTATTGGCGGAAATTCAGTAAAAGACAATTTGAAGAGAGTTCTTAGTAACATTTTTAGTAATGAGTTTGCCATACATTGTTCTTGGACGGGAAGAGGAAAAAATGTTACTACCAAATTATGTGACTCCAAAATTGTGAttgtattaaaaa ggtgtataaaaaatcaaaaagaatACAGTGATGCTTTATTTGAATCGTGTTTGGCTGATTGGTTCCGTTATGCCACAACAAGACACAAGAGATCGTTAGAttga